A region of the Vigna unguiculata cultivar IT97K-499-35 chromosome 9, ASM411807v1, whole genome shotgun sequence genome:
attactaataaacatcaataaatattttaagaaaaaagaaataaatgaacTTGTTTTCATAAATcaagtattaattaatttataaaaactattgtataattttatttttttaatatcaagcTATAACAcacagagaagaaaataaacctTGGTTAGGAATAGTGTGGTTCCACGTTTTCTCGTCGTTGATCTTGGACATTCCTCTTCCAAAACCCTGGTCTCGAAGATCACGTGTGGTGTTAAAACTCAAAGATCTTTGCATGGACAAAACCTGTGTTCCACGGCCACCATTTGACGTTGAACACTTACAACACGTGTAGAAGGAAGGGCTCTTCACCACCACATGAACCTCTCCGTTTTCTCCCATTTCCGCTTCAGTTTGCAGCGCCTCGTTGTCGCCGAGCGAGAGAACATCGGAGTCAACGGTGAAGGAGACGACGGAGCCAGCGTTCTGAGGGAACTGCATCGAAAAAATAAGGCTTCTGGCACCTCTGTATTCGTACAAGAACAGCATGAGAGTGAACCAGACCACACCCTGCATGATGAAAATGTGACTCATGAGGCTGGCCGACGAGTCTCCGTACATGGCCGTCAGAAGCGGCGCACCCACGACCACCGTGTTGGGCAGCGTAGAGAGTGAGAAGAGGGTGATGGTCCAGTCGATGCTGCCAAATTTGGTGAAGAGAGACCATAGAGAAAGAGCACCCAGAATCACCAATTTCTGAAGCGTGTCTGCGGCTATGAATCTGAAGTTCATGGTGTAAGGGTTGTTGGTAGCTAGGAAATAGAAGTTAAGGAAAGGAACGGCGAAAAATGCGACGAAGCGGTTTATGCCGGAGCTCTGTTCCGGCGTGATGATCTTCCACCACTGGACGGAGCCATAGGCTAGAATTATGGGCACGCATAGCGGCACAATAGCTGACAAAGTGTTGTATATATCTTGGCCGTTTATCATCGTTGCAGTAGTTAAGAAGAGATGAAGAATGACAGTGAAAAGAAATTGCAGAATGATGGTATTTATCAGGAGCTAACATATTGCGTGAAGGAGGAAGAAATGGTATTTGGTGACAGTGACACGAAATTTCAATGTGACTGCAATATTTATTACCATTAAATAGCATATTGCTTCCCAGAAGTGATCAAAAGCAGCgcttcattattatttttttcaacttgtggtttgtataaaaaaattcatatcaaattcattcatacatactttacttataaaatacataaagtATTTTTTAGGTGAATTATATTGATACCGAGTGGATTAAAAGATCCTATAcatacattttctttttgttttttatatatatatttttcttttcctccatCATCGCTCCCTTCAACCCAATCACCACTGGTCTTTCTCCATCCAAAACGACGATGGCACCGCATATCCAGAATCCTTACTAGCTGAAGCGTAGTTGACGTCGACGCCACCATGTTTCCTCTGTAAGTAACCAGTGAGGTTTCTCCCCAAATCTCCTCCAACGCTTTATAGacatgttcattttttttttatgataataaaaagtaataaaactgTTGTTATTTATAaggtttaataaaatttgttatttacaaattttaattgtatCTTAACTTCTAAATTATCTTAATTGAGTCTTATTTTTACATGTCACATTTCaacttgtgattttttttaattttttaattttttttaattttcaattattttttacttttttttcttaaaaagaacAACTTACACATGTTAAAATAGAATTTTGTCACGTCTGagtttgtagtttttttttttaatttaaagaaaaaaagtgttaCGCATCAAAATATAATCCTGCCAAATGTCAATTGTTTATGTGAAGAATTTCGATTtgatccatatatttgttattttgtctcaatttagtcctaatttatttttaaactggGTTAATTTGAACTtttccaaattgagattaaatttaacttttatataaatattttgaatttaaattttgcattgaactttatttaaaattttgttttaataaaaaatatctattataataaaaaaataattataatatttatataaaagttaaactttgtctcaatttggaagagatgaaattactccgatttaaaaataaattaggattaaagtgagacaaaataacaaatacaaggaCTAAATCGAAATTTTTCACATTAACAATTGACACATggcaaaattataatttgacacgttgcagtttttttaaatttaaaaaaaaaattacaagctGACATGTGAAAAACCCctattttgacacgtgtcaactatttttttaagaaaaaaattaaaaataaaattaaaaataaaattaaaaaataaaaaaaaacaatgagttGACACATGACACAAAGTTAACGTCGTCAATGATGCCCTAACGGAAATGACGAAATTAGACCAAATTTTCAAGGATCCAATTTAGATAATTTAGAAGTTGAGGACCCAATTGAGATTTTGTAACGAAAACGGGACATTATGTGTGATTAAAcctatttataattataaaactaaatttaaatgattttaggtaatttttaatttgtttgtaaataatgtttttattataagataGTGAAAACACATGTacgtatttttttataataaaaataataataaaatagttaaatttaaaaaattgacgAATAGACAAAAAAacgattaaatttaaaagacatataaaattgataaaatagtaattttaatttaaaaaaaaatactaactaTTATGTTTTGTGTATCGTAAATATTTGCTTAAGTTTTTGCTCATTTAAGTTCGCATCCCACCTAAATCCGCTTTGAAAAGGAAAATCCtcggatcaataattttgtgactttattttttgaaaaaatcacattattatctatatatactaatgtgtatatataaatatataaatatatatatatatatatatatatatatatatagagagagagagagaaaaaatatgaataaaataaaataatatatatatagagagagagagaaaaaatgaataaaataaaataacaagttagagaaaaagtatatgaataaaataaaattatatatatatatatatatatatatatatagagagagagagagagagagagagagagagagaaagtaaatgaataaaataaaataacaagttctTCCAATAACGTATCtcttatatttatcatatatcttatatttctcatattatcaaaatcactaaaaattctcaacacTCATAATATTCCATACTCTAATTATATggtcttaatatttaattatatgatcttaatatttcatattataatatgactcttaaaattttataaattcgcATTTCAGTTAAATGCATATTAAACTCTCAAAATCAAAATGCAAACTTAAACGAATATTTAGTGTATGTATTTGGTGGACTGGTGGTATAACaaagaaaactaattattttgttttgtcaCTCTTACTTCTAAGTAGTTTTATTAAAgtgtatataaatttattaaacaaggaaatgttttttttatcgaATAATAGTATGAAAAATTACATTACTTTTACGTAGAgattttttcttgtaatattttatattaataattataatagtattatcAGCCATTAAATCTTGAAATGGTATTTTATCAGTTTACTGGtgtgtcaaaatttaaaaatattgtttcagAAGTTTAAATTagttgacttttattttttatatacctaaattttaagttttgtcTTCTACTTTCCATTGTCATTTATATTCgatgtatatttttgtttaacattttatttgatCTCTAATCTAACCGTGTTTTTgttctaaaattaataatatcataatttattttaatcttattaaCCATAACTGGAGACCGCTGCACAATGTATTAATGATACTAACTACAATTGTTTGGGAAGAACTTAGTAGAAATATATGCATTTATTGAACAATTTCTTACCTTATTACAATTTATGTTGCCTAACTCATTTCATTCAAAGCACTGTTAAGAAGAAAAACCTACCATACATACATTTCCACCAATTAGTTTTATGTCATCAGATACCTTCACACCGAACTACTTCGACAATTTTACCATCAATTGTAAGAATTGTTAGTAAAACAattatggtgtgtttggatgaaacaaTTTAAGAGgatgattcatttatttggagaatttgaaattctttgtcatgaaatgctttgtttggatagaaaaattaaaaaacatttaaaatgcatgcattttttttgaaatatttcaattagttaaattagaagaaattcaaataccttcAAAgaaggtggaatttgaaattcttctcactcaacctcacaaccATGACAGGCTGGGCTGGCCATACGATCCAGACAGATTGGACCGACTTGACGACACAAACGGGTCGAGCAGGCCCAACAACCAAGACGGGTTGGGCGGGCCCAATGATCTAGACGGACTAGGTGACCTGATGACACATACGGGTCGTTGTCGAGCtggcccaacgacccaaacggACCAAGTTGGCCCGATGACATAAACGGGTCGACAGGTCCGATGACCCAAATGGGACTAACGACCTAGACGAGTCGAGTGGACTCGAACACAGAGACGGGACGAACTGACCTGATAACCAATACGACGAGTCAGTGGGTCCGATGACCCACACGAGTTTGGCGGACCATTTGACCTAGAGGTGTCATGCGTGCCTGATGACCTAGACGTGTCGGGCAGGCCCAATGACTTGACCGACCCGTTGACCCGATAAGCCTAACCAACCCGATGACCTAGTCAGGCCCAACTGGCCCGACCTAATcataagaaattcaattattttttccaaataagaaattgaaatgtaaggtattttaatttcttgatccaaacaagttatttagaaaatgaagagaatttaattgcaagcaattcaaatacaaacttatgagcattgttgaaatgctccatccaaacacaagattaaggtaaataaaaatagttcatTCATAACGTAATGTTTGTTTATAGTTATAAAGTTCTTTCATATATGTTgtgcaaatttttattttcaatttccaaATAAATACTTTCATATACtttgacaatttttatttttatattagacATCGATATGAATTTTAACATCATAGTTATAGTGACagttaaaaattcaataattatttatcatcatttgcaaatttattaaaaaacaaaaaataaaattgtgacatctcatttaaatagtaTAAACTACTAAATAAAGCATCGCATAATTATAGGAATAAGAGAGTCATCAGATGAACAGTACACATAAAGATTTTTCATTACAGTCATCCGAGGAGTACTTAAAAGAAATTGAGGCATATCTATCATACATGCCTCTAACAAAACATAATCCGCCGGGGTTCAACAGTTATACAAAAATCAAAACTTATAGAGCAAGGAATAACAAAAGGCACTAAGGCCATAAAACTGCTCCCAAGAGCCAAAGGTAACAGGGCCCACTACACCGCACCACTATTACCATCAGGTCCACCTTCAACGTTTtttccatctgctcccaccaacaaggtgatcatcgcaaaagagaaaacaagacAAGCACAACACGAAGATAAAAAGGTAAGCTAATGTAAAATATCTTTAACAAATTATAGAGCATGTACAAGGCAAAACAAgttattaacaattaaataGAAAACACTCAGATCATGTGAGAACAATCAAATGCAAGTTACTacgactcgatatccggatcatactcttgatataggattctaaaggaagtatgcacctgtgttggtttctaaactctgcagagtctagatgcaaggggttatcacccaaccacacacaaggttaatcctctATTGTCTTGGACCCAATATGTCCTAAGACTAagacctcctgccactctcaccacattaACTATTCTGCTCTATGTGAGCGTGAACAATTATTAGAGTTCACGATATCCTCCTTTATCTAagcatctcctatatcaaggtatacactaaccaccatcaccaagagtttcccttgaaactcttttaccaacaattttCACATGCCATCTCAAGTCTCATGCCAATCCACCACTAACCAAAcaagtcatgttttccatttcatactcaacataacaagacttcatttaatctcatacaatcaagcacaacacacaaccataattcttacaccaaaattcctaagaaaatttattaccacaaaaccaaaatcactgcagtaatgcgtgacacatttctcaagctacagacatctaatcgacgatccaaccggtcaaaacataaaatagcatgttatgaaccacatgtcaaaatttgagctcaatccaacggttaatgagtcgggaaagtcaatttttctaaaactgcgcatatcagaaaaatacacAGTCGCCCAGAGAGCCAAGGAACTCACCCAGCGACTGTGCGACGCATCAGAATACGAAAAAAGACGTCAaacatcacagtttcatgaatatttgaacccctaactcagaaatataccaaaactaACGTTTTCCAATCATTTAAGCATAAAACAGAAACGAAACGAACCACATATTTAAAAAacgcgaaaaaaaaaaaacctagcttcccttacctttttagaCGCTAGCAAACACAACAAGTCCGCAACTAAAGAGCACCACAACTCCAAGAGCTAGAGCAGTGAGCTGAAACATGAAAACCAGGACAAAACAGAGGTAGGAGGTTAAACCCTAACCAAACTAACGTACCCAAACGATAAAAACATGAAGAATGGACTAAGGAGCTTCAAAGTTCGACTTACTTGGAggtaaaatgaattttaactaGCTCGAAAAAGGAAGGTTTCCTGTGCCCTAGCAAAGCTCCTACTTCAGTAGAGAGAGGGAAGAGAGAATGGTTTCTGGAAAAAGAGacaaagtgagagtgagagggGCTGGACAGGGTATTGGGGGTCCCCTTCATGACctggccttgggcctacgaaaagGCTAGGCCCAAACACATATAAGCTTAACAAAATGGGGTTtacaaaaatagtataaattttatactttatcagacatgatttaatataaattaattttgtgtataaaggaaatttatttatgattcaaagttttatcttttttatcttaaaattccTAGAGAAAAAATTGGTAACAAGACATGATACTTTTGCATTATTAGTGCAGAAATTAGTGATAAGTAAGAGTGAAAGGAATTAAAAGAACTTGTGAGATGTTGGCATTTGATCTCAAATTAACTTAAATTAGGGAGAGAGTAACACTAACCATATTTAGAAATTTTAGGGTCAATTTTCATATACCACTTTTAATTCCAATGTTGTAAAATTTATCTTGTAtacataaatatgtttttcatgtttaattGCAGCCATAGGTTTCCTTCTTTATGTGCCGTATAGAAGACGTATGgtatttcataaatataaaagaagaaaattattttttgacaaatttttgttaacaaattttTGACAATTATACATGTGACAGCATCATCTTAATAGATCAAAGAAATGTTTAATGTAAAAAAGTTTAGTGTTAAAAAACTAACTTTcgtcaaaaaaaaattgtcacagTATCGTAATATAAAGTATCATAATAAAATGATCTCAAGACCAATAATTTACTACGTAGGTTTTTGgggttaaatttttattattcaacgttattaattaatgtttcaatgttaattttgtgacctttaaacattttatatataatttttgttttaatattaaagttgttaacataaatatttaattttttttataagcatataattgatttattttaatattttgaaagtaaCTACATAAGATCACCTTATTGttgattactatttttttaagtctagttagtcatttttatattaaacctgaaaaaagttagaaaatattataaatgtttatatatatatatatatatatatatattattttaaaatactcttACTTGTGTAAATCTTTTGATAGATAGTAACATATTATATGAATGGAGGCTTTCTTTTATATACaaggttaaaaaaatatggCCAAAACAAACGAATTAACATGGTTTTAAAACgataatttaaagtttttcacacttttatgaaaaattaattctaGAACATCACATTTGTCGTtactaaaatgatttttattcgAAATAATTTAGAATTCATCACATATTAACCATCTCACAAACATTACTTATACATTTCATACTATTGCTTGGGAAAATGACTCTTAAAAGTTATTTCTTCTTCTATCCACATGATTTCCTTGAGAAATTTCATATAGCGtgactaacaaaaaaaaaaattgatgtcaTATACTTTAAACCTTTGATGTGTATCCAAAGTTGGACGTTGTATTGAGTGACGTCAaaattaacttttgaaaaaatgcaTGACATCACTTAACATTAATGGGATAGAGGTCTAGAGTCCCTCAATGTTGAAGGATGAGGGACAAGACGTCCAATTTCGTGCGACGTCTTTTGACGTCTAGCAGTGCAATACCAAACATCAAAATCAgagattttttgttttaatttttagttatatttacaatttttccaCACCTAAAAACCAGAAAAATTCTAGAAACAGATCATACATATATCTAGCACAGTTGTGGATGTACAGTTATATCTAATAACACTAAAGTTGTCTAAACTATTACAATTAAAACCAAACTAAAAGTTGCATCATCAAAGTGTTGTCCAACaaagttgaaaaaataaataaattcctaATGTTGGTCGTGACGTATTTAATTAAGACAAcgaacacaaaaacaaaaatatgtctCGTTAACAAAGATTGCGTGTTCTTGAGCATAATGCAAAAACTCCATCAATCTCAAACTTTTTACTCTCACAAAGTAAGACCCTACCcttttggaaaaaatatttttcataatttgctaacACGTATACAAAGAagtcaaacatcataaatttgacaaaattttgaCCACATTTCACATTGGTCTCTGAAGTACACGAAATAAAAGTGATCACAcatgatcacaatcaagtatgcatcTAGAGAACGACATAAAATTGCCTCAATcgaaattttatcaaatttatgcataaaACTCGATATACACGTTATagtcaattataaaaaatatttttttcaaactgtccgatcaaacaattcaatatttaatacaaatgattaaaaatttaatcatttatactAAATCTCAAACGAGAACTAAGATTCGGTCAGTGTTATgcactaaaattataataatcttcatatataaaataacaatgcaacaataatattaaacaatcaaataaaaatagaattatttcAACATGCAacatctaataataaatataaatttcatttcaaatttttcaaaattttcaaatatcatgaaatttcaaacaaaaagaaaaatgccaaaaaaaaaaaaaaaaaacaatacactCATACATGAACAAGAGCCAAAGTGCAAAcagaatgaaatgaaaaactaaccttGTAGCAAAAATAAGGATGCAGTTGGAGGAGGGTGGCCTTATACGGTCGTCGGCACCGGTAAACGAAAACTTGGTGGAATGGGTATGAAAACGTTGCATTTACATGAAATGAAGACGAAAACGAAAATCAATCGGTTCAAAATGCTTAAATCAATGTACAAACGAAAACCCAACAAGTTTAATGGTGGAAAACGAAGTCAAACTCACTTGCGAAGGTCGTCGTCACCGGTGAGGATGAAGGAGAAGCTCATGGGAATGAACAATGGACACTTTCTAGTTTGCGGGGACGACTTAAAATGCATTTTGACGTCAGAGCTCCCCTGGACCGAAGTTAAGTGACGTTAGGGCTTCTCTAACTCGATGTCCTTTGCAAAATAAAGTCGAGGCTTTTATGGGCCGAATTTAAGTAACGTCGGGACTTCTCTGGATCGATGCAAAATTTGTCAATTTATTTACGAAAATGTCATCGATCATTTTTTATGTTAGACTTCTTTTGAATAGATGATAAATGGATGACATTATAAGCCAATTTTTGTGTCGGtgttgaaaaagtttaaaatgtctattttacatttttaattatcaagattgaaaataaattttgagttattctaaataaattattaattctgaaaatgtattttaaattatataatctgtAGTGTACATTTTGTAATCTAAAGATACATTACAGATTTTTAAAttgcaaaattaaaaaaaatgtaaaaatgatataattcaaaatatattttcaaattacacaatAAAAATCTATAACCCATAACTAATTTAGATTTTCTCTACATGAAAATAGGTGAATAAAGTGTGTTTCTTTAGGAGTATGAGATGTGGAGATTGTGAAAATTACATCTTATTTTCTTCCCCTTCATTATCCTCATCTCTTTAAAGGATCGTTATTAATGGTGTGTTTATTTTCACTTCTTTACTATTCATAGGGATGGATTTGTGAGTAATTTCGTGTTCTTGATTTGCTGAATGTGGCAGTAAAGGAATCTACAATGAAAAGTTGAAAGAATAATTATTGCTGAATGCAGCAGGTagtcatttttatattaaacctaaaaagaataattattgcTCTTGATTTATATAGGATGTTTTTAGTGAACTACCCtataattttctcttaaaatTTGTTTGCAAGACATGAATGTTCTTTTGGTGGTGGTGGCTGGTCTTTTTAATGGTTTAATTTGGACTCGATTAGGTGCTGATAAAGTGTGAGGTGTggagtaaataataataataataataataataataataattaataataataataatcataataataattgataatataataataacattaataataaggacaattttttgattttatttacttattaatttttttaaccttcaaattttttgaaagaaaCTATCTAAATTTTACCTCCAacactactagaaattctcatattacatgaaaattttcttacaaatttgttaaaaaaaattgcaaaaaaagatttttttctgccatttttctaagaattttaaattggcaggtaattcctttgtgagtaatcattttctacaaaattataaaatttgcaagtatttcctacaaaatttgttgctaaaagtgttttatacaaaatgttttgcaagaaaatacatagtaatttcttgcaaattttttttccaacaaaatttgtaggtatttcctataaaaaaaatttaaaaaaaaattgacaaaaaatatgagtttttgtaGTAGTGcaaattccttaaaaaaataacacaaattaagttttaaatttactaaaacACACTCTAACAAATTATCGGTGTAATTATACACTACCCTAAATCTGTTGGaacataaaagttaaataattcgaaaacattttttttttcatttatttattgataaacCGGTTCTTCTTATAatcttatcttttttatttcaaaaatggaAGTGAAATGTTGAGTGCAGTTCATGCATATTGTTTAACCAATAGAATGGAAGTAGTTCCCATTGATGAGATATAATTTGTCATCATAATAAAAGGTTTGAAATCACCGCATTCATTAAAAGTAAATGAATATTACGTAGtactaattaaatttaataaaattcaattaaacaatatatacGTTTTAAGGAGAAGTTAACTGAAATTATAACAAGGCAAGACCTAAGGAACTATTATACAACGATAACAagcgaagaaaaaaaaaactatgatcaagctcaaatatatatatctttatcttttgcattttatttcgatttttttttattttaacatccGATACAACACTTTTTGTTAAGAAATgccataacttttatttaaatgaaatagtagccataacattttattttctataaggATAAGTGaaacatatattataaagaGGTCTAGAAATCTATAAGTGAAAGAAGGCCCAAAGAGGACTTATATATATGCAAAGGACAATTGGCGGCGGGTCTTCAATGGAGTTGACCCAAAAATTTGAGTCATTACATTACATCGTGGTGAAAAAATTAccttcatttaaaataattaaaatttaggtttgatataaaagaattaaatcacCGGTTGTAtaaaaattcaaccaaaatccAATCCAGTATCATTAACCAAATAATTTTATGAGCTAATTGTATTTTTAGTCTTACACTTTCTGTTGGAAGTCCCACGCTGATTAGAAATAAAACCATTTCATAGTacataagtgaggtgcaaatcTTACTTTATAAGCTAGTTTTATggagttgagttagacttaaagctTATTTTTAGCATGGACCATCCACCCATTTCTTGTGACATGAGAGAGTGTGTTGGAAATCTCACATCAACTAAAGATAAGATCAATTCgtagtatataattttttttagatgtcGAACATGTAAAcaaatttcatagtatatatttattcattgtttaagtttaaggattaaaatgtatcgaagtttcaaatagaaacaaatttcaatttttaatcaaagttcaaggactaaaaacatacttaatcctAATTTTATTGTCAATTTTGCGCATCATTCAAaacatttactttttttctaaCTATATTCTCCATGTTACAATTTTAACACCCATTCCTTATATTAAGATTTCTTGAACAATCATGTATACTTTTATCACATAATAGAAGCATAGTTATACCAAATTATTTAACttatcttttctttcatttgttgTTAATAAACTCAACCGAAGAAAGTTTATGGAGCATCAGAAAGATCGGACAATATGGAAGAGGCACAAAAGTTCTTAAAAACCCAACGTTCGAAGCCCCACAAAATAGAACAATCCCCCACCTTCATGAAAGATAAActtgttatacaaatatttccatTGTCAAAGATTAACTTTTTCATAGTTAAATTCTCTTTTATCGATATTCCACATGTTCCGGTAGAAGTTGGGAGTCTTAACGTTTGTTGACTTAAAGTTTATGATTACTTTTAGTTCAAAATCAATTATGTTCatttgtgttaatattttatttatatgtaaattaattacaaattattttcattttctaaaattggagactattttaattataaaattcaaaatcaaaatattacaaaaatattaaccaaaagattagaaatataataacaaaaaaatttcaaagataATAATCAAAAGATTATAAAGAATCTCGATCCCAAATTTTGGCTTCTCCTTTTTAATCTGCCTTCAAACATGTCTTATGTTGGTAATTGTCAACTTGACTCATAGACGGCGTAGTTAAtactataaaattgttaatt
Encoded here:
- the LOC114164782 gene encoding auxin efflux carrier component 2-like; translation: MINGQDIYNTLSAIVPLCVPIILAYGSVQWWKIITPEQSSGINRFVAFFAVPFLNFYFLATNNPYTMNFRFIAADTLQKLVILGALSLWSLFTKFGSIDWTITLFSLSTLPNTVVVGAPLLTAMYGDSSASLMSHIFIMQGVVWFTLMLFLYEYRGARSLIFSMQFPQNAGSVVSFTVDSDVLSLGDNEALQTEAEMGENGEVHVVVKSPSFYTCCKCSTSNGGRGTQVLSMQRSLSFNTTRDLRDQGFGRGMSKINDEKTWNHTIPNQVKDESIVMMSHIKPIENKKVEHTLSEDPKVVKIEEGGAYNKKQQMLRTSVMTRLILTMVWRNLIRNPNSYSCVSGLLWSLISFRWNIKIPLIIDGSILILSKTGTGMAMFSIGLYMALQPKLVACGNTWATVSMVARFVVGPAVIAVTAIAIGIRGLLLRITIIQAALSPSIITFVFSREYNLHTDITSTAVIFGTMISLPISILYFVILGIN